Genomic DNA from Methylocystis sp. MJC1:
CCGCTGCGCTCATAGGAAACATAAGCGACGTCGGCCTGTGGCGCGTCGCTCTTTGCATCCCGTAGCCGGATGGCCCCCGCTCGCGCGGTAAACGTAACCTGCTCGCCTTGCAGCGAGATTGTGTGAGATGTCACGCTCTCGGCCGGCAGCCCGCGCACGGCAGACTGTTCCTCCGGGTGTTTCTGATTGGCTTCCGGCGAGTCGGCTGAAGCGGGATGAGACGCGCCGAGCAGGGCCGTCGCCAGAACTATCGATGCAAATTTCATCATGCCGAATCCTCTTGTGAGATCGTCCCCAAAGCTGCGCCTATGAAGCAATATAGTCGAAGAGAAACGCAGCCGGTTTTTCGGCGGCGCCGCTCTACGAGGACCGCCCGCTTTCCGCAATTCGCGGCGCGCCCTCCAAAGCCCTATATTATCCGCGCAGGCGGGCGGTCAGGAGGCCTCAGTGCGACCAATTCCACTCTTTCTGACGATTCTACTCCTGAACCAACAAGCTGGCGCGCCGGTTGCGGAGGAGGCGCAGCCAAAACAAGAGTCGCCTAGGGCCAACGAAACCCTGAGCGAGCGGCTCAGTAAGCAGCAAGGCGTCTTGAAGCCAAAGCGGGACGTCGATCCCGGCCTGGTAAAACCTGCGCCAGAGATGAATCCTCGCTCGACGCCGGAAATTAAGCCGCCAAGCCCCAACGCGAAATAATTGGTAGGAATCGGCGCCTTTCCGTGAATTTCGGCAAGACCGGGCGACGTGGGCCTGCTTCTAGATCGAAGCTGTCGGTTTGAGGCGCAATCCGCGCGGCACGAGGAAAAGCTCGACAAGCGCAAAGAAACCCTGGGTGAAAAGCGCCAGCATCGCCGCCGGCACGGCGCCTTCCAAGATCAATCCAAAATTATCCAGGCGCACCCCGGTGAAAATCGGTTGCCCATAACCTCCCGCGCCAATCAAAGCTCCCAGCGTCGCCGTGCCGACATTGATCACCGCCGCTGTTTTGACGCCGGCGAGGATCACGGGAGAGGCGATCGGGAGTTCGACCAGCTTGAGGCGTTGCAGAGGCGTCAGCCCCAGCGCGATCGCGGAGTTGCGGATGGTGAGCGGAATATTCGCCAATCCCGACGCTGTATTTCGGACGATCGGCAATAGGCTATAAAGGAATAGCGCGGCTATGGCGGGCGCTGGACCGATGCCAAGGATCGGTATCATAAACACCAGAAGCGCGAGTGAGGGGATCGTTTGCACGACGCTCGTTGCCGCAAGGATTGCTTTGCCGAGAGCGCGATATTTGGCGGCGGCGACGCCGAGGGGCAAAGCGACGAGGATTGCCGCGCCGAGTGACAGAACGGTCAATCGGAGATGTTCGATCGTGCGTCGATAGATCCGGCTAGCTAGCCCATCTGCAGCCTTCGAATCGATCAGGCCGAATTTGGCCGCGAGGAACTGAGCCGCGACAGCGGCTTCTGGGTACCGTTCGAACTTCGCGGCACGGTTCATCGCAAGCATCGATCCTTCGTCGATCTCGCCTTCCAGCCGAAGAATGGCGGATAACGCCTTTGGCGCGCGGCGCTCCAGTTCGGCGTGATAGAGAAACACCGCCTTATTGTCGCGGAAGACATGATGATCATCTTCAAGAATCTGAAGGTGGTAAACAGCGATTTCAGCGTCGGTCGAGTAAAGCTCCATTACGTCGATCGAACCCTGGGCCAGGCCCTTATAGGCGACGTCGTGATCCAACCCGCGTGGCTCCGCGGCGTTAAGACCGTAGACGGCTCGTAGCGCCGGCCAGCCATCCGCGCGGTTGAGAAATTCGTCGCTGAACCCGAAGCGCAGCGACGGATGGTGCGTGAGATCAGAAATCCTCCTGATGCCGAGCCGCTCCGCTTCTTGCGCCAACATCCCCAGCGCGTAACGGTTGCTGAAGCCAAGAGGCCTGCTCATGCGCAGGCCGCGTTTGGCCAGGGCCGCGGAGAGCGTCGCTTCGTCTCCGACGCCTTCGCTCACCAGAATCTCGCCGATGAGTGTGCCCGTGTATTCAGGGTAAATGTCTATCTCGCGCGCCAACAAGGCGTCCCACAGCAGCCGGGTTCCGCCCAGTTCCGGGCGCTGTGACACTCTCGCTCCCGTGGCGGCCGAAAGCCTTGCGGCGAGGTCTGCGAGGATGACCGATTCTGTAAACTTCTTGGAACCGAGACGAATTTCCTCGCTCGCATTTGCGACGCAGGACGGCAGCGTCGCAATGAGGGCCATCCAAAGAAAACATAGGAGTTTCGTGCGGGCGGATTTCACCTAAAGCCCATTCGCCGGAAGCATTCTAGATTCACCGAGCGTCGCAAGACGTCTCATTTGCGCATGAACGAACCGAGTGACAAAGGGATCGCTCGGGCGGGTAACTAGATCACGAAATTCTCCCTGTTGGATGACGCGGCCGCCTTGCATAAGGATGATGTTTTCTCCAAAGAACGCCGCCTCGGCGAGATCGTGAGTCACGAACGCAACGGTCTTTGCCAAGCGTCGAAAAATCGCTTTGAGCTCGTCTTGCAGCTCTGTACGGATCATAGGGTCAAGCGCGCCGAGCGGCTCATCCAGAAGGAGGATGTCGGGATCAAGCATCAACGCGCGCATGAGAGAAACACGCTGGCGCTGACCGCCGGATAATTCGCCCGGATAACGATCCAGCGCGGGAGGCGGGAAGGACGCGAGCGCGGCTAACTCGTCCATTCGCCTGAGCCGCTTTTCCGCTGACCAGCCGACTTCTTTTGCCATGAGCTCGACGTTCTGTCGGGCTGTCAAATGCGGGAAAAGCCCGCCGTCCTGTATGACGTAGCCCATCCGACGGCGCAGGAGAACCGCTGATCGAGAGGTGAGCGGGTTGCCATCGATCGTTATGGCGCCGCGATCTGGCAAGGCAAGACCTATGATCAGTGACAGGAGCGTAGACTTTCCCGAACCGGATGGCCCGATCAGAACTGTCGTTTTGCCGCGATCGATTGTCACGCTAACTCCCTCGATCGCGGCTGAGTCGCCATAGAATTTGCTGACATTCTCCAGCTTGATCATCACGCTCGGCCTTCCACGCATCGGCAACTGGATTTTAGGGCGGCGGAACAGCGCGAACACGGCTGGGCGCAAGCTGGCGAGGCATGCGAGTCAGAAAAGTGGACAAAGCGGCTAACTAGAAAGGGCAGTTCCTGAAGCAGCAACAGCGGCCCTATATGAAGCTTATGGCTGCAAGTCGGCGGGAGCGCGCCCGGCCAGAGGGACCGACGATGGATCGATCAGCCTTCGTTTCCTTGGCTCCGTCATGCGCGGACAACCACGGCCTCGCTGAGCGATTGCTCGAGACGCGAAAGCTTTCGGTGGAGCTTGCAGCGCCGCTGAGCGCCGAGGATATGGCCGTCCAGGCCATGGACGACGCCAGCCCGATCAAATGGCACCTTGCCCATACGACCTGGTTTTTCGAAACCTTTATCTTGGCGCCGCATCTTTCTGGATATCGCCTGTTCGATGAAGCATTCAATTATTGTTTCAACTCCTACTACGAGCGCCTGGGGCCTCGTCAGCCAAGGCCCAAGCGCGGGCTTCTCACACGGCCGTCAATCGAGCGTATTCTCGCTTATCGTGAGCATGTCGATCATGCGCTTTCAAAGCTCATGGTTCAAAGCGCGGCCACAAAGCCGATCTGGGCGCATCAACTGGAGGTCGGCGTCAATCACGAACAGCAACACCAGGAGCTAATGCTCACGGACATCCTTGCCTTGTTTGCGGCCAATCCGCTTCGTCCAGCCTATCGGGCCGTGCAATCTCGCGCCGCGCCACAGCGGCGGCGCGAGTCGCTGCGTTGGATCGATTTCCCCGGCGGCGTCCATCAGATCGGGCTGGTCGACGGCAGCTTCGGTTGGGACAACGAAACACCGCGACACCAAGCGTTGATCCACCCGTTCAGACTCGCCGATCGCCTTGTCACGAACGCAGAATGGCTCGAATTCGTCGAAGATGGCGCATATGGCGCTGCAACTTTATGGTTATCGGACGGCTGGGCCGCAGTGAACCGTGAAAACTGGCGTGCGCCACTCTATTGGGAGCAAAGCGACGACGGGTGGCGCGAAATGTCGCTCGAAGGCGTGCAGCCGCTCGAGCTCGCCGCGCCTGTTGCGCATGTGAGCTATTACGAAGCCGACGCTTTCGCGCGATGGGCCGGCAAGCGCTTGCCTACCGAATTCGAGTGGGAGGTCGCCGCGACGTCGCTGCCTTTGACAGGAAACTTCCTCGCCTCTGACGCGTTGCGCCCCGTGCCAGCGGAAGGCGCGTTGAAAGATGGGCTGCTGCAGATGTTCGGCGATGTCTGGGAATGGACCCAAAGCGCTTATCTGCCCTATCCAGGCTATCGCCCACCCGAAGGCGCGCTCGGCGAATACAATGGCAAGTTCATGGTCAACCAACACGTCTTGCGCGGCGGCTCCTGCGTAACGCCGGCACATCATATGCGCGCGAGTTACCGCAACTTCTTCTATCCTCACCAGCGCTGGCAATTCACGGGCCTGCGCTTGGCTTCGGATATAAACTGATGCCCGAGAGAGCCGAGCACGCCTTCGCCCCCGCGCAAAAAGATGACGACTTCGCGGCCAGTGTTTTTGACGGGCTGTCGCGGCCGCTCAAAAGCCTCCCCTGCCGTTTTTTCTATGACAGCATCGGGAGTGCTCTCTTTGAGGAAATCACGCGCCAACCTGAATATTACTTAACCCGAGCCGAGATTGCCATTCTCGAGGCCAATGCGCCTGAGATGTTGGGCGGAGAGTTAAGCGGCGGCATTCTTATTGAGTTCGGGTCAGGCTCCAGCATCAAGACCGAGATTCTCATCCGGCTGATGCCTCGATTGCGGGCCTATGTGCCCATCGACATCTCAGAAAGCGCTCTCTTAGAGGCTAAGAGACGTCTAACGTCACGGTTTCCCCGGCTCGACGTACGACCAATCTTGGGCGATTTTTCTCACCCCGTTGCTTTGCCTCCGGAGTTCGAGCGCCTACCGAAACTCGGATTTTTCCCCGGATCGACCATCGGCAACTTCCCTCCAGCGGAGGCGGCGCAGATGCTGCGCATGATGCGGCTGACGCTTTCGTCGGGTGGTCGGCTCCTCATTGGCGTCGATCTAAAAAAGGACGCCCGCCAGCTGGTTAGAGCCTACAATGACGCGAAAGGCTTCACCGCCGCCTTTAATCTGAATTTGCTGGCGCGCATCAATCGAGAGCTTGGTGGAACGTTCGACCTAAACGCGTTTCGCCATCGAGCGACCTACGAGCCCCTCGAAGGACGAATTACGATGCATCTTGTTAGCACGAAGGAACAGGCTGTCGAGTTGGACGGCGCTCGGATTCAGTTTAGCGAGGGCGAGACCATCCACACTGAGAGCGCTTACAAATACACGATCGATGAATTCCGGAGAGTCTCCCGGTCTGCGGGCTGGCTTCCGCAGCGGGTTTGGACTGACCCCGACAATTTGTTCAGCGTTCGCGAGTTGGTGTGAGCGCATGTCATCGGCGATCTGAGACAGCGGATTATACCACCGCCGTCATTGCGAGGAGCAAAGCGACGAAGCAATCCAGAGCCATGTCACAGCCCTGGATTGCTTCGCTTCGCTCGCAATGACGGCAATGGCCAAAGGAGGCGCGCCATGACCCAGAGCTTCGTCGAAACGGCGGTCGTCATTGGCCAACAGGGCCTCGAAGGCGTGCTGCGGAAACCCAGTCAGCCGCAGGGTCTCGTGATCTTCGCCCATGGCAGCGGCTCTTCGCGGTTGAGTCCGCGCAACTCCTTTGTTGCGGAGGAACTCTCGAAGCGTGGCTTCGCGACCTTGCTGTTCGACCTGCTTACCGAGGAAGAAGGACGAGATCGTCGCAACGTGTTCGATATCCCTTTGCTCGGCGACCGGGTTGTCGAGGCTATCGAATGGGCGTCGCGCAATGTCGCTCTGCGGGAGTTACCGATCGGTCTCTTTGGCGCAAGCACGGGCGCCGGGGCGGCTTTGGTTGCTTCGGCCGCGACGCCTGCTCTGGTCAGCGCTGTGGTCTCGCGCGGGGGGCGGCCGGACCTCGCCGAAGAAGCGCTGCCGTTGGTGAAAGCGCCGACTCTGTTGATCGTCGGAGGTCTGGACGACGAGGTCATAGAACTAAACCGCGCTGCGCTTGGCATGCTGAGGTGCGAGGCGCGTCTCGATATCGTGCCGGGCGCCACGCATCTCTTTGAGGAGGCGGGCGCGCTGGAGACAGTCGTCAGCCTTGCCATCAAATGGTTCGGCAGCCATTTGAGCGCAGGCTGAAGCAGCCCTATTGGCTCCGCTCCCGAGGAAGATCTGCGCTGCCGTGGCGGTGCTGTGTGATTTTGCCTGCCGCGAAGAGTGCTATTTCAGTTCTAAGAACGGGCCCATCGGCGCGCCACGCCATCTTCCAAAGGAGGCCTTTCATGCAAAGCGAAACCTTCCATCGGTGGTTGGCAGAGGGGGGCCAAGTGCTCAACTTGAAAACCACGAGTTTAGCGGCGGCGCTTTGCGCCACAGTTGCCGCCTCCCTCGTCCCCGCCTCGGCAGTTGGCGGGACGGTCAGCGTCATCGATAAGGCGAGCATCGGCTTGCCGCCGCCCACCGCCCAGGCTGATTGGCGAGCGTATCCGCATCGCCATCATCGTTGGCATATGGGCGGGCACTATGGGTGGCTGCGCGGGATTGGAGCCTATGCTTCTTCCGCGCCCCCAGCGGCCGATGGAGCCGCTTCTTCGGCATGTACTAACTGGGGCGTTTTGGGAGCCGCGTCCCCCACCTGCGATAGCTGGGGCGTTTCCAGCGCGGGGTACCCCGCGTGCAGCTGTTGGAGCGTCTATAACCCATATTGAAAGCGACCAACGCCTAAGCTTTCCTCAGGCAGGCGCGTTCAACGGCCAACTTTATGCATTGAAGTCTCTGGCTCCTGCGCAGAGGTCACGGACCCCTGAGGGTTAAGCTGAGATCGCGGGATGCTGCAGTATTTTGGACAACCGTTCGGATCAACGATCTGGCTTGGCGGAGGCGTATAGTTGTACGGAGCATAGGGAGTGACATACGGGTTTTGCTGGGCCTCTGCAGCACTCGATAAAACGAACGCAATTGCCGCCATTGCAAGCTTTTTCATGCTCTCGCGCCTGATCTGTTGAGGGCGGGGCCGACGGCCCGGCGACGCACTATGATAAGCGAAAAACTTCCGGAGCTGCACCCACGATCTAGCCCTTCGTACAGGCGTGCGTGGCGAGACGCCTCTGTTCTCGGAGCCGCCTTCCGTCACGCGTGTGAGGGCTCAAGAGAGGTCGGCCTCGTAAAGCGCTTTTATTATATGGTCGTGCAGATCGGCGTCCTCCACCATAGAGGCGCTCACCGTCTCGTCCCCGAGTCTGCCGGCTTCTGATACGCCCCGGCGCAAATCCTTGGCGCCGAGATGCCCTTGGCCAATGCGCATCAAGGCGTGAAGCTCGCAGCGTGCCTCGGGAGAGAGGTCAGCGATCGCGTCTCGCAGCGCGGATATCTGCGGCGCGTTCGGAGGAAGCGGTTCAAATCCGAGAGCGCCCGTCGGGTTATGTTCGCCGCGCGCCGGCTGCGTTTCGCCGAGGTCCTCCTCGGCGACATTGCCGAGCAATTCATCGCGCTGACGGCGCGCCGCCTGTGCGAGTATTGCAATGAACTGGGCTTGGCGGACTTCGAGATCCTCGAGCTTGATCATATGGGCACCTCTCGCCGGCACGATGAGCGGTCGAGCGTCAGCGGTGATGCGCGGATACGGCTTTCATCACTTCCGCCGCGAGATCGCGGGATCCAGAATGGGATATGTCGCCCAAGGCGATAATGCCGACCATGCGCTTGTTTTCGTCGATCACTGGAAGACGTCGTATCTGCTTGCTTTCCATGATCCGTATTGCGTCGCCGACATCTTCCGTGTCGCGGCAATAGATGATGCCGCTCGTCATGACGTCGCGCACCGAGAGCTCGGCGATGTCCCTATCTCCGGCAACCGCCCGGATTGTTATGTCGCGGTCGGTGACCATGCCGACAAGCCGATCATTTTCGCCGACAGGAATTGCGCCGACGTCGTGCTCCCGCATCTTTTTTGCCACATCCGCGACCAGCGTGTCGGGCGAAACCCATTCGACGCCCGTGTGCATCACGTCCTTTACCTTCATGGCGAAGCTCCCATGCAGCGGCGAAATTTTTCTTAGGGCGCTCGGTGTTCATCCCCACGCCCGCTCGACGCTATTTGGTTCGCCGATCAGAGCGCGCAATCCCCTTGCTCCAGGTCGAGATCGAGACAGGGCTCGAGAGGCGCGCTTGACAATGCCGCTTCTTCGCCTTGACTGCCGCTGCTTGTCTCGAGCCGGAATCGTCATGCGCCTCGCCAAACTCTATCGCTATCCCGTCAAGGGCCTCTCGCCGGAACCGCTCGTCGTCGCCGATCTCCCGGCCGATGGCTATTTCCCTTGCGATCGGCTCTTCGCGTTGGAGAACGGGCCTTCCGGCTTCGACCCCGCTGCGCCGGAGCATCAGCCCAAGATCAAATTTTTGATGCTCATGAAAAATGGCGCGCTCGCCGGGCTGGCGACCCGCTACGACGAAGACAGCGGGACGCTCGCGATCTCCAAGGACGGGCGTGAGGCCGTACGCGGCGATTTGCGCGCGCCGGAGGGCCGTACAGCGATCGAAGCGTTTTTGAGCAATTATATCGGCGAAGCGGAACTCCGCGGCCCGGTGAAGCTGCTCGAGGCTCCCATGGGCTTTCGTTTCACGGATTCGAAATCTGGCTTCGTTTCGCTCATCAATCTCCAAAGCGTCGCGGAGATCGAGAAGGCGCAAGGGGCGCGGGTCGATCCGCTGCGCTTCCGCGGCAATCTCTATATCGAGGGCGCAGAAGCGTGGGCGGAATCGGCCTGGCCGGGCAGGAAGCTGCAAATCGGCGCCGCGACGCTTTCAGTGCTGAAGATGACCGATCGCTGCGCGGCTACCGGGGTCGAGCCCGGCACGGGGCGGCGGGACATGGATGTCGTACAAACGCTGAGAACCAATTTCGACCATATCGACTGCGGCGTTTATGCGCGGGTCGAAAAAGGCGGGCGCGTAGCGGTCGGCGACGCGCTGACGCTTCTCTGAAACGAAAAGAGCCGCCTCGTTCAAGGCGGCTCTTTCGGTTTCGATAAAGCTCAGAGACGATCCGGCTCCAACGGGAGCTCCGTCGATTGCGTCGCTTCCTCGCGGGCTTCGCTGGTCGCTTCGTCGAGCTGCGCGCGTGGACGGCGCCGGCGGCGCGGATTGAGGTGGAAATTCACTCCCTCATGCTCGCGCGCCTGCGGGCGCTCGGCGGGCGCAAAACCGGCGTCGGGCGCTTCGTTTTCCGCCGCGACAGCCGTGCGGGCGGGCGGCGCGGTGATAAAGGAGGGCAGGCCGGGCGGCGGCTCGTCATTGGTCTCGGGCCGCTGGAAGCGACGATCCCGGCTGCGTTCGAAGCGGCGAGGTTCGCCCTCGGCGCCGCGCTCGCGGAAGGGGGGGCGCTCCGGCCGCGGCGGTCGCTCGCCGCGCTCTGTCCGCTCTTGCCGTTCCATCCGCTCCGGGCGTTCGGCGCGTTGGGGACGATCGACGCGCATCTCGCCGATCGGTCGCTCCTCATAGGGCTGCGGCTGGGGCTGCTGCACGAAGTGGGGCTGCGGCTGCTGCTGCGGTTGCGGCTGGGGCGTGAAAGGCTGCTGCGGCTGCCCTTGATAGACCGGCTGCGGCAAACGCTCTGAGAGCGGCGCGAAGCGATCGGGCAGGGCGGCGAAATCGTCATCGTCCTCCAGTTCGACTTCCGCCTCCATCGGCGGGCGGCCGTAACCGCTCGCCTGCTGCTGCGCCAGCTGCGCGGCGGCGATGAGCCGGAAATAATGCTCGGCGTGCTGCAACAGGCTCTCGGCCATGATCGTGTCGCCGGAAGACTGCGCATCGCGGGCGAGCTGCAAATATTTCTCGGCGACATGCTGGGCGGTGCCGCGGATTTTGACGTCTGGACCGTTCGACTCGTAAGAGCGCGTCAGTGGGTTCGGCCCTTTCCGGCCGCTGCGCCCTCGCATTCTCTTGTTTTGTCCTGGTCTCATAATTCCCCCGAAAGCTTCGCGCAATTCATGCGCAAATGACGCAAAATGGCAGGTCTTCGCCATGCCGTTCCTTCCGCCGAAGGAAAACTCGCTCTGATCGCTCCGCAGGCGCGCGTGTTGACAGATCCTTGCCGGGGCGTTGGTCGCGCCCGCATGTGATCCTGTTTGCTGCCGCTTAGCCCTGCGCGATTCCCTGTATCGCCTGACGACTCGCCTGGCCTCCCGGCGCGGTCGTCTCATGCCAACCAAACGAACATCGAAGGTCGCACATCTTCAAGGGAGGCGCGCCGTGATGATCAGCGTGGCTTTATCCGCCGGGATCATGCAGCTTACACGCCAGCCTCGCCGGCCTGTCCTGAGGCACCGCTCGCGAAGCGGGCCTGGAATGTCGAGATCCCATCTCGATTTCGTTTAGCTGATATAGTTCAGACTATAGAGACTGCATCCCCTCGAGCCAAGTCCGGCGGCGCGTTTAAATCATCAAATTGAGGGCACTGTAGCCAATATGTCACGTCGGCGCCTAAGCCGGACGCGCCGCGACGACGCGCTCGTGGCCGCCGGCGTCTCGCCCCACGCGCGCGATGGCGAAACCCTTGGCCCCAAGGAGCGAGGCCACGCTCACGGCCTGATCGCAGCCGACCTCGAATGCGACAAGCCCGTCGGGTTTCAGCAATCGCGACAGATCTGAGACAATCTCGCGGTAGCAGGCCAATCCATCACGGCCGCCATCGAGCGCGAGAGCCGGATCATAGAGGCGGACCTCCGGATCGAGGGCGGGAATATCGCCGGCGCGCACATAGGGCGGGTTGGAGACGATCACATCGAAGGGACCAGCGAGCGATTCGCCCCATCTCCCCCGCACCACTGTCGCGCGGTCCGAGAGGCCGCAGCGCGCGAGATTTTCGGCCGTCGCCGCGCAGGCGAAAGGCGACAGGTCGACCGCCACCGCGTGCGCCATCGGCAATTCGCTCAGCAGGGCGCAAGTAATTGCCCCCGAGCCTGCGCCGAGATCAAGAATTGCAAGCGGCGCGTCGCTCTTGTCGACGAGCGCCAGAGTGGTTTCGACGAGAGTTTCCGTGTCGGCGCGCGGGTCGAGAACATGGGGAGAGACGACGAGATCGAGCGTCCAGAAGCCACGTTCCCCAAGAATGCGCGAGACTGGCTCGCGCGCGGCCCGGCGCGCGGCGAGGCGCGAAAGCCGGTCGGCTTCCTCGTCGGAGATCGGCGCCTGGGGAGACATCGCCAGCTCCAGGCGCGAGAGCCCAGCTGCGGCGCGCAGCAGGGCTCTCGCGTCGTCCTGGGCTTGCGTGGCCTCCACGCCGCTGTCGTTCAGATAGGCCGCGACCTGCGCGATCGCCTGAGCCCTGGAGGGCGGCGCCTCCTGCGCGGCAGGCGCTGGCGCTGGGTCGCGGCGCATATCCATCTAGGCGCTCTGGGCGATCAGCGCCGACAGGCGCTTGGCGAAGGCGGCCGGGTCGACCGGCGCCTCGCCGTCGGCGACGCGCGCGAGATCGAGCAGGAGATATAGCCGATCGGCCGCGCCCTCACGGCCCTTGTCACGCAAGCTCGTCACAAGCGCCGCGACGGCGGGATGCTTCGCGTTGATCTCCAGCACCGGCTTGCCGAAGAGCCCCTTCTGTCCGGTTTCGGCCAGAATGCGCGCAAGCTGCCGGTCGAGTCCCTTTTCGGATGCGACGAGACATGCGGCGCTTTCGGTCAGCCTCGTCGATACGCGCACGTCTTCGACCGAGTCCGCCAGCGTCTCCTTGAGCGCAGCGACCAGATCGCCGACGTCGGCGACTGGCGAGGTTTCTTCCTTGTTGTCTTCAAGAAGCGCAACAGCGTCGATGTCGGCCGCGCCTTGCGTCACGGATTTGAATGGCTTGCCATCGTAGCCGAGCGCGCTCGTCACCCAGAAGGCGTCGACGGCGTCATCGAGCAGCAGAACTTCGACGCCTCTTGCGCGGAAGCCTTCGAGCTGTGGGCTCGAGGCAAGGCGCTTCGTGTCGTCGCCGGTGATGTAATAGATGGCGGTCTGATTCTCCCGAAGATCGGCCACGTAATCCTTCAGTGTGCGCGTCTCGCCATCGGATTTCGTCGAGGTAAAGCGCGCAATTGCGAAGAGATCATCGCGGCGGCTGGGATCTTCGTGCAGGCCTTCCTTCAGAACGGAACCGAAGTTCTCCCAGACTTTCGCAAACTTCTCGGGCTCGCTCTCGGCGAGCTTCTTGAGTTCCTGCAGGAGACGCGTCGCGACCGCCTTGCCGATCGAGGCGATGACAGGACTCTTCTGCACCATCTCGCGCGAGACATTGAGGGGAATATCCGCGCTGTCGACCACGAGCCGCACGAAGCGCAGCCAGGCGGGGAGAAGCTCGACGTCGCGCGAGATGAGCACGCGGCGCACGTAAAGCTTCGACTTGCTCTTGCGCGCGGGCTCGAAGAGATCGAAAGGACGCGAACCCGGCACGAAGGCGAGGACCGTATATTCCGTCCGGCCCTCCGCGCGCCAATGCACCGTCAGCGCCGGCTCGTCGAAGGAGCCCGAGAGCTGGCGGTAGAAATCCGTATACTGCTCCTCAGTGATCTCCGACTTCGGCTTGGTCCAGAGCGCCAAGCCGTCCGCGATTCGGCGTGGCTCCTTGCCGGGCTCCTCGATGAGGTCGATCGGCGTCGAGACCGCGCCCGAATGTTCGCGCACGATATTCTCGATACGCCACGGCT
This window encodes:
- the prmC gene encoding peptide chain release factor N(5)-glutamine methyltransferase, which produces MDMRRDPAPAPAAQEAPPSRAQAIAQVAAYLNDSGVEATQAQDDARALLRAAAGLSRLELAMSPQAPISDEEADRLSRLAARRAAREPVSRILGERGFWTLDLVVSPHVLDPRADTETLVETTLALVDKSDAPLAILDLGAGSGAITCALLSELPMAHAVAVDLSPFACAATAENLARCGLSDRATVVRGRWGESLAGPFDVIVSNPPYVRAGDIPALDPEVRLYDPALALDGGRDGLACYREIVSDLSRLLKPDGLVAFEVGCDQAVSVASLLGAKGFAIARVGRDAGGHERVVAARPA
- the htpG gene encoding molecular chaperone HtpG yields the protein MTKDAVTAEAPQGTQFGFEADVSQLLELMTHSVYSEREIFLRELISNAADACEKLRYESLSDERLAAEAGAPLVTISLDKEKRQLTVADNGVGMSHDELISALGAIANSGTRAFLDKLGQEGAGEGASLIGRFGVGFYSVFMVADLVEVATRRAGDDKAWLWSSQGKGTYSIAPLALDDAPKVGARVTLHLNAESDEFLEPWRIENIVREHSGAVSTPIDLIEEPGKEPRRIADGLALWTKPKSEITEEQYTDFYRQLSGSFDEPALTVHWRAEGRTEYTVLAFVPGSRPFDLFEPARKSKSKLYVRRVLISRDVELLPAWLRFVRLVVDSADIPLNVSREMVQKSPVIASIGKAVATRLLQELKKLAESEPEKFAKVWENFGSVLKEGLHEDPSRRDDLFAIARFTSTKSDGETRTLKDYVADLRENQTAIYYITGDDTKRLASSPQLEGFRARGVEVLLLDDAVDAFWVTSALGYDGKPFKSVTQGAADIDAVALLEDNKEETSPVADVGDLVAALKETLADSVEDVRVSTRLTESAACLVASEKGLDRQLARILAETGQKGLFGKPVLEINAKHPAVAALVTSLRDKGREGAADRLYLLLDLARVADGEAPVDPAAFAKRLSALIAQSA